A part of Paenibacillus sp. IHBB 10380 genomic DNA contains:
- a CDS encoding sigma-70 family RNA polymerase sigma factor, translated as MDELKLLKKLKRKKRGALDEVITIYTGYVATIVYNIIGGMMSKEDMEEVVSDVFILLWNHSEKLEESRQSIKGYLGAIARNSSKNKLRGLNSDLSIDEYDMLFPEANLEEEIEQKERAALLLKAIDSMEESEREIFKR; from the coding sequence ATGGATGAACTTAAACTTCTAAAAAAATTAAAAAGGAAGAAGAGAGGCGCTCTCGATGAAGTAATTACAATCTATACCGGCTATGTTGCAACAATAGTGTATAACATTATTGGGGGCATGATGTCAAAAGAAGATATGGAAGAAGTTGTTTCAGATGTATTTATATTACTGTGGAATCATTCTGAAAAGTTAGAGGAAAGCCGTCAAAGTATTAAGGGCTATTTAGGCGCTATTGCTCGAAATAGCTCAAAAAATAAACTCAGAGGGTTGAATTCTGATTTAAGTATTGATGAGTATGATATGCTTTTTCCAGAAGCAAATTTAGAGGAAGAAATAGAACAAAAAGAAAGAGCGGCGCTTCTTTTAAAAGCAATAGATAGCATGGAAGAATCTGAAAGAGAAATTTTTAAACGATGA